A genomic stretch from Bos javanicus breed banteng chromosome 3, ARS-OSU_banteng_1.0, whole genome shotgun sequence includes:
- the ACKR1 gene encoding atypical chemokine receptor 1 — MNDTQGAPTQTHTAQVAGITWIQPTSTTNTPSHKHVTFELSFLGSSSRGWRNSESHQLPFPSNFPAHLLPPSHTSPLAPSSFLVLGESLCAGKPPGFSASLSTFRKTWSPPFSFPECGSSPADSSLKTGSPWGQCRKWSWGSDRRWVWGKHFLNALPTPWPCPGLMPSLVPGAYLGTTATDRTTPAHLSARPAPSSVMGNCLYPVADDDSTKLAIKEDFLFDFPEDYYPDYNETDVEAAAPCHSCSLLNYSSLPFFILVSILGIMASGTILYALLRPLFRWQLYQDRSTLVQLAVGSALFSIVVPILARGLSGALITSLCHLAHLVAYGSAFAQALLIGYHACLGPQLGAGQVPGLRLGVTVGLWGVAALLSLPVVLGSDTSQGLCTVTFSGEWETLRYIHAAACFAIFVLLPLGLLGTKGLKTVLGRAPCPWVDVLWVWFIFWWPQGMTLGLDSLVRSKAIVVSTCPAQQALDMLLDVAEALAILHCVATPLLLAWVCYQATHTSPPSLPLPTTQTSHLDTLGGKS, encoded by the exons ATGAATGATACACAAGGAGCCCCCACCCAAACACATACCGCTCAGGTTGCTGGCATCACATGGATCCAGCCAACAAGCACCACTAACACCCCCTCCCACAAACACGTCACTTTTGAACTATCTTTCCTTGGATCAAGTTCAAggggatggagaaacagtgagagCCATCAGCTGCCCTTTCCCTCCAATTTCCCAGCACATCTCTTACCACCATCTCACACTTCACCTCTGgccccctcttccttccttgtgcttggagaatccctttgTGCTGGAAAGCCCCCTGGCTTCTCAGCCTCCCTTTCCACCTTCAGAAAAACATGGTCCCCACCTTTTTCCTTTCCGGAGTGTGGGTCCTCACCAGCGGACTCCAGTCTCAAAACAGGAAGCCCCTGGGGTCAGTGCCGTAAGTGGTCCTGGGGCTCAGACAGGCGGTGGGTGTGGGGTAAACACTTCCTGAATGCCCTGCCCACCCCATGGCCCTGCCCAGGGCTGATGCCTTCATTAGTCCCTGGCGCTTATCTTGGAACCACAGCCACTGACAGAACTACCCCAGCCCATCTCTCTGCCCGCCCTGCACCCAGCAGCGTCATGGGGAACTGTCTTTACCCG GTGGCTGATGACGACTCCACCAAGTTGGCCATTAAAGAGGACTTTTTGTTTGACTTTCCGGAGGACTACTATCCAGACTATAATGAGACCGACGTGGAAGCAGCTGCACCCTGCCACTCCTGCTCACTGCTCAACTACTCCTCACTGCCCTTCTTCATCCTTGTCAGCATCCTGGGCATCATGGCTAGTGGGACCATCCTCTATGCGCTTCTCAGACCTTTGTTCCGCTGGCAGCTCTACCAGGACAGGTCTACCCTGGTGCAACTGGCCGTGGGCAGTGCCCTCTTCAGCATCGTGGTGCCCATCCTGGCACGGGGCCTCAGTGGGGCTCTCATCACCTCCCTGTGCCACCTGGCTCACTTGGTCGCCTATGGCTCAGCCTTTGCTCAAGCTCTGCTAATAGGGTACCATGCCTGCCTGGGCCCCCAGCTGGGTGCAGGCCAAGTCCCAGGCCTCAGGCTGGGGGTCACTGTGGGACTTTGGGGAGTGGCTGCCCTCCTGTCACTGCCAGTCGTGCTGGGCAGTGACACTTCCCAAGGACTCTGCACCGTGACCTTTAGCGGGGAGTGGGAAACATTGCGGTACATACACGCTGCAGCCTGCTTTGCCATATTTGTCTTGTTGCCACTGGGTTTGTTGGGAACCAAGGGGCTGAAGACGGTGCTGGGCAGGGCACCATGCCCATGGGTTGATGTCCTGTGGGTCTGGTTCATTTTCTGGTGGCCTCAGGGCATGACTCTGGGATTGGACTCCCTAGTGAGGTCCAAGGCCATAGTGGTGTCAACATGTccagcccagcaggccctggaCATGCTGCTGGATGTGGCAGAAGCCCTGGCAATATTGCACTGCGTGGCTACACCCCTGCTCCTTGCCTGGGTCTGCTACCAGGCCACTcacacctccccaccctccctgcctctgcctACAACACAGACTTCTCATCTGGACACCCTTGGAGGCAAATCCTAG